The following are encoded together in the Coturnix japonica isolate 7356 chromosome 8, Coturnix japonica 2.1, whole genome shotgun sequence genome:
- the HENMT1 gene encoding small RNA 2'-O-methyltransferase isoform X2, protein MDKNLEDEQFTGVIKFMPPLYKQRYEFVKDLVRKYKPKRVADLGCADCTLLWMLKFCSCIEVLAGLDICATVMKEKMHRLTPLPADYLDPSERSLTVTLHQGSVAHKDSCMLGFDLVTCIELIEHLQEAEVEKFPEVVFGFMAPSMVVISTPNAEFNTLLPGVTIFRHPDHKFEWDRAQFQSWAQDTAKRYDYSVEFTGVGNPPAGMEDVGFCTQIGVFVKKYPQTREPVKCEKPNEAAYKTVFKAVYPSLKDEKYLQNAVVSEVMFRAEIIKQSLLDHLMSEYEDYNDDPTERKVKLQCSVNCFSEDFETLAVEKSMEPFVSGNVVYIPLRKLFSFPKVKQLCGTFENFCRLITGKVTLNSDHSAVMLNIENEDEES, encoded by the exons ATGGATAAGAACTTGGAAGATGAGCAGTTTACTGGAGTGATTAAATTCATGCCACCATTATACAAACAACGTTATGAGTTTGTTAAAGATTTAGTGAGGAAATACAAGCCAAAAAGG GTGGCAGATTTAGGATGTGCCGACTGTACGCTTCTCTGGATGCTGAAATTCTGTAGCTGCATCGAAGTGCTAGCTGGGTTAGATATATGTGCGACTgtgatgaaagagaaaat gcataGGTTAACTCCTCTTCCTGCTGATTATTTGGACCCATCTGAAAGATCCCTAACTGTGACTTTGCATCAAGGCTCAGTTGCTCATAAAGATTCCTGCATGCTTGGTTTTGACTTGGTAACGTGCATTGAGCT AATAGAGCACCTGCAAGAAGCGGAAGTAGAGAAATTTCCTGAAGTGGTGTTCGGTTTCATGGCTCCAAGCATGGTTGTGATCAGCACTCCAAATGCAGAGTTTAATACGTTGCTTCCAGGAGTGACAATTTTCAGGCATCCAGACCACAAATTTGAATGGGACCGAGCACAGTTTCAAAGTTG GGCTCAAGATACTGCTAAACGCTATGATTACTCGGTGGAATTCACGGGTGTAGGGAACCCCCCAGCAGGAATGGAAGATGTTGGGTTCTGTACCCAAATAGGtgtatttgttaaaaaataCCCTCAAACTAGAGAACCTGTGAAGTGTGAGAAACCCAATGAAGCAGCTTACAAAACT GTCTTCAAAGCAGTGTATCCAAGCCTTAAAGATGAGAAGTACCTGCAGAACGCGGTGGTCAGTGAAGTTATGTTCAGAGCAGAAATCATTAAGCAAAGTCTGCTGGACCACCTAATGTCAGAATATGAAGACTATAATGATGATCCTACAGAGAGGAAAGTGAAACTGCAATGTTCAGTgaactgtttttcagaagatTTTGAGACACTGGCTGTTGAAAAAAGCATGGAGCCATTTGTCAGTGGAAACGTGGTCTATATACCTCtcagaaaacttttttcttttcctaaagtCAAGCAGCTCTGTGGCACTTTTGAGAACTTTTGCAGGCTTATTACTGGCAAGGTCACACTGAACAGTGATCATTCTGCTGTGATGCTCAatattgaaaatgaagatgaagagaGTTAG
- the HENMT1 gene encoding small RNA 2'-O-methyltransferase isoform X1: MCESKKQQRGSNFDLQKAYQNTMDKNLEDEQFTGVIKFMPPLYKQRYEFVKDLVRKYKPKRVADLGCADCTLLWMLKFCSCIEVLAGLDICATVMKEKMHRLTPLPADYLDPSERSLTVTLHQGSVAHKDSCMLGFDLVTCIELIEHLQEAEVEKFPEVVFGFMAPSMVVISTPNAEFNTLLPGVTIFRHPDHKFEWDRAQFQSWAQDTAKRYDYSVEFTGVGNPPAGMEDVGFCTQIGVFVKKYPQTREPVKCEKPNEAAYKTVFKAVYPSLKDEKYLQNAVVSEVMFRAEIIKQSLLDHLMSEYEDYNDDPTERKVKLQCSVNCFSEDFETLAVEKSMEPFVSGNVVYIPLRKLFSFPKVKQLCGTFENFCRLITGKVTLNSDHSAVMLNIENEDEES, translated from the exons ATGTGCgaaagcaaaaaacagcaacGAGGAAGTAATTTTGACTTGCAAAAA GCTTACCAAAATACTATGGATAAGAACTTGGAAGATGAGCAGTTTACTGGAGTGATTAAATTCATGCCACCATTATACAAACAACGTTATGAGTTTGTTAAAGATTTAGTGAGGAAATACAAGCCAAAAAGG GTGGCAGATTTAGGATGTGCCGACTGTACGCTTCTCTGGATGCTGAAATTCTGTAGCTGCATCGAAGTGCTAGCTGGGTTAGATATATGTGCGACTgtgatgaaagagaaaat gcataGGTTAACTCCTCTTCCTGCTGATTATTTGGACCCATCTGAAAGATCCCTAACTGTGACTTTGCATCAAGGCTCAGTTGCTCATAAAGATTCCTGCATGCTTGGTTTTGACTTGGTAACGTGCATTGAGCT AATAGAGCACCTGCAAGAAGCGGAAGTAGAGAAATTTCCTGAAGTGGTGTTCGGTTTCATGGCTCCAAGCATGGTTGTGATCAGCACTCCAAATGCAGAGTTTAATACGTTGCTTCCAGGAGTGACAATTTTCAGGCATCCAGACCACAAATTTGAATGGGACCGAGCACAGTTTCAAAGTTG GGCTCAAGATACTGCTAAACGCTATGATTACTCGGTGGAATTCACGGGTGTAGGGAACCCCCCAGCAGGAATGGAAGATGTTGGGTTCTGTACCCAAATAGGtgtatttgttaaaaaataCCCTCAAACTAGAGAACCTGTGAAGTGTGAGAAACCCAATGAAGCAGCTTACAAAACT GTCTTCAAAGCAGTGTATCCAAGCCTTAAAGATGAGAAGTACCTGCAGAACGCGGTGGTCAGTGAAGTTATGTTCAGAGCAGAAATCATTAAGCAAAGTCTGCTGGACCACCTAATGTCAGAATATGAAGACTATAATGATGATCCTACAGAGAGGAAAGTGAAACTGCAATGTTCAGTgaactgtttttcagaagatTTTGAGACACTGGCTGTTGAAAAAAGCATGGAGCCATTTGTCAGTGGAAACGTGGTCTATATACCTCtcagaaaacttttttcttttcctaaagtCAAGCAGCTCTGTGGCACTTTTGAGAACTTTTGCAGGCTTATTACTGGCAAGGTCACACTGAACAGTGATCATTCTGCTGTGATGCTCAatattgaaaatgaagatgaagagaGTTAG
- the PRPF38B gene encoding pre-mRNA-splicing factor 38B, which translates to MANNSPAVGAGNCQGQQAAQHQPGAMPPAQQQLQSGAPKPAASGKQGNVLPLWGNEKTMNLNPMILTNILSSPYFKVQLYELKTYHEVVDEIYFKVTHVEPWEKGSRKTAGQTGMCGGVRGVGTGGIVSTAFCLLYKLFTLKLTRKQVMGLITHTDSPYIRALGFMYIRYTQPPTDLWDWFESFLDDEEDLDVKAGGGCVMTIGEMLRSFLTKLEWFSTLFPRIPVPVQKTIDQQIKSRPRKIKKDGKEGMEEIDRHPERRRSRSPRRSISPRRSPRRSRSRSHHREAHGSSSFDRELERERERQRLEREAKEREKERRRSRSTDRALERRRSRSRERYRSRSRSRDRKGDRRDRDREREKENERSRKKERDYDKDRGSEREKDSDRSRERSKERKSKGDTEERRHKDDKDDKKHRDDKRDSKKERKHSRSRSRERKHRSRSRSKNTGKRSRSRSKEKSSKHKSESKEKSNKRSRSRSRGRTDSVEKSRKRDHSPSKERSRKRSRSKEHSHKHDHSDSKDHSDKHDRRRSQSTERENQEKQQKNKDETV; encoded by the exons aTGGCCAACAACAGCCCCGCCGTCGGAGCAGGGAACTGCCAGGGGCAGCAGGCGGCCCAGCACCAGCCCGGCGCCATGCCGccggcacagcagcagctgcagagcgGAGCGCCCAAGCCGGCGGCCTCGGGCAAGCAGGGCAACGTGCTGCCGCTGTGGGGGAACGAGAAGACCATGAACCTCAACCCGATGATCCTCACCAACATCCTCTCGTCGCCCTACTTCAAGGTGCAGCTCTACGAGCTCAAAACGTACCACGAAGTGGTGGACGAGATCTACTTCAAG GTTACGCATGTTGAGCCATGGGAAAAGgggagcagaaaaacagcaggcCAGACAGGAATGTGTGGAGGG gTACGTGGTGTTGGAACTGGAGGAATTGTGTCCACTGCCTTTTGTCTGCTCTATAAGTTATTTACACTGAAGCTCACCCGTAAGCAAGTGATGGGCCTTATTACACATACAGACTCTCCATATATTAGAGCTCTTGGATTTATGTATATTAG GTACACACAACCACCTACAGATCTATGGGACTGGTTTGAATCCTTCCTTGATGATGAAGAG GACTTGGATGTGAAGGCAGGTGGAGGCTGTGTCATGACCATTGGGGAGATGCTTCGTTCCTTCCTCACTAAGCTTGAATGGTTTTCCACGTTGTTTCCGAGAATTCCTGTGCCAGTCCAGAAGACTATTGACCAGCAAATCAAAAGCAGACCCAGAAAGATTAAGAAAGATGGCAAGGAGGGAATGGAAGAAATAGACCGGCATCCAGAACGTAGACGTTCAAG gtctCCAAGACGATCCATCAGTCCCAGGAGGTCTCCCAGGAGATCCAGAAGCAGAAGCCATCATCGGGAAGCCCATGGGTCATCTAGTTTTGATAGAGaacttgaaagagaaagagaacgTCAGAGATTGGAACGTGAAgctaaagagagagaaaaagagaggcGTAGGTCTCGAAGTACCGATCGTGCACTAGAAAGGAGACGAAGCAGAAGCAGGGAACGATACAGAAGCCGTAGTCGAAGTCGTGAcaggaaaggagacagaagagaTAGGGATAGAGAGcgagagaaagaaaatgaacgCAGCCgaaaaaaagagagggattATGATAAGGATAGAGgtagtgagagagaaaaagatagCGATCGATCTAGAGAAAgatcaaaagaaaggaaaagtaaggGTGATACAGAAGAGAGAAGACACAAGGATGACAAAGATGACAAGAAACACCGAGATGATAAGAGGGATTccaaaaaggagagaaaacataGCAGAAGTCGAAGCCGTGAAAGAAAGCATAGAAGTAGAAGCCGAAGTAAGAATACAGGTAAGCGCAGCAGAAGCAGGAGCAAAGAGAAATCTAGTAAGCATAAAAGTGAAAGTaaagagaaatcaaataaaCGAAGtagaagcagaagcagaggaagaacagaTAGTGTTGAGAAGTCAAGAAAACGAGACCACAGTCCCAGTAAAGAAAGATCTAGAAAGCGTAGTAGAAGCAAAGAACATTCCCACAAACATGATCACAGTGATAGCAAGGACCATTCGGACAAACATGATCGTCGAAGGAGCCAAAGTACAGAGCGAGAGAaccaggaaaagcagcagaaaaacaaagatgagaCTGTGTGA